The following are encoded together in the Salvia hispanica cultivar TCC Black 2014 chromosome 6, UniMelb_Shisp_WGS_1.0, whole genome shotgun sequence genome:
- the LOC125192928 gene encoding MFP1 attachment factor 1-like, with protein MAETEQSPPNATASDKYSNVSFSIWPPTDRTREAVKNRLIETLSSPSILSKRYGTVSRDEAVEAAKLIEQEAFEVAGKAASTDEDGIEILQVYSKEISKRMLETVKARSGESAPAPETATETDEPHKAEEEDAGSTAPPQSEKTESIADDE; from the coding sequence ATGGCCGAAACCGAGCAATCGCCGCCCAATGCCACCGCCTCCGACAAATACTCCAACGTTTCCTTCAGCATCTGGCCACCTACTGACCGCACGCGCGAGGCCGTCAAGAACCGCCTCATTGAGACCCTCTCCTCCCCATCCATTCTCTCCAAGCGCTACGGCACCGTTTCGCGCGACGAAGCGGTTGAAGCCGCCAAGCTCATCGAGCAGGAGGCCTTCGAGGTCGCCGGAAAAGCGGCGTCCACTGATGAAGACGGGATCGAGATTTTGCAGGTCTATTCCAAGGAAATTAGCAAGCGGATGCTTGAAACTGTAAAGGCCAGATCTGGAGAGTCGGCGCCCGCTCCGGAGACTGCGACGGAGACCGACGAGCCGCACaaggcggaggaggaggatgcAGGGTCAACCGCGCCGCCGCAGAGTGAGAAAACCGAGTCTATTGCCGATGATGAATGA
- the LOC125193477 gene encoding G2/mitotic-specific cyclin C13-1-like: protein MADQGNTRRVTRLAARKRAADDTMVAENSKKKRVVLGEIQNVLSSRDQNVRAVNDKPKGKARRNLKLGEAKEAKTETDPAIDLDGKSDDPQMCGAYASDIYEYLHSMEMEAKRRPLSDYLEKIQKDLTANMRGVLIDWLVEVAEEYKLLPDTLYLTVSYIDRFLSCNALNRQKLQLLGVSSMLIASKYEEITPPHVDDFCYITDNTYSKEDVVKMEADVLKSLRFEMGNPTVKAFLRKFTRISQEHSDTLNLQLEFLAYYIAELSLLDYGCVKFLPSMVAASVMFLARFTLQPEQSPWNVELESSSGYKAADLKECVTILHDLQLSKRGGSLVAIREKYNHHKFKCVSVLSSPAEIPESFFHQ, encoded by the exons ATGGCGGACCAAGGGAACACCAGGAGGGTCACGCGCTTGGCTGCGAGGAAGAGAGCTGCCGATGATACAATGGTCGCCGAGAATAGCAAGAAGAAGAGGGTTGTGTTGGGCGAGATTCAGAATGTCTTGTCTTCTCGCGATCAGAATGTTCGTGCTGTGAATGATAAGCCGAAAGGCAAAGCCCGGAGGAATTTGAAACTAGGGGAAGCTAAGGAGGCGAAGACTGAGACCGATCCCGCCATTGATTTGGACGGGAAATCTGATGATCCGCAGATGTGTGGAGCTTACGCTTCCGATATCTATGAATATCTTCACAGTATGGAG ATGGAGGCTAAGAGGAGACCGTTGTCGGATTACTTAGAGAAAATTCAGAAAGACTTAACTGCAAACATGAGAGGGGTTTTGATTGATTGGTTGGTTGAGGTGGCTGAGGAATACAAGCTTCTGCCGGATACATTGTATCTCACTGTGTCCTACATTGACAGATTCTTGTCGTGCAATGCTCTTAACAGACAAAAGCTTCAGCTGCTCGGCGTTTCTTCAATGCTCATTGCCTC GAAATATGAAGAGATTACTCCTCCACATGTGGATGACTTTTGTTACATAACAGATAATACATACTCGAAGGAAGATGTGGTGAAAATGGAGGCTGATGTGCTTAAGTCCCTCCGGTTTGAAATGGGAAATCCCACAGTGAAGGCATTTCTTAGAAAATTCACCAGAATCTCTCAAGAACATAGTGAT ACATTGAACTTGCAACTAGAGTTCTTGGCTTATTATATAGCAGAGTTGAGTTTGCTGGATTATGGATGTGTAAAGTTCTTGCCTTCTATGGTGGCTGCATCAGTCATGTTCCTAGCAAGGTTTACACTTCAGCCAGAACAAAGTCCATGG AATGTGGAACTAGAATCTAGTTCAGGATACAAAGCTGCGGATCTTAAAGAATGCGTTACCATCCTTCATGATCTGCAATTGAGCAAACGAGGGGGCTCTTTGGTTGCCATAAGGGAGAAATACAATCATCACAAG TTCAAATGTGTGTCGGTGTTGTCCTCGCCTGCAGAAATCCCAGAGTCCTTTTTCCACCAGTAA